In a genomic window of Punica granatum isolate Tunisia-2019 chromosome 6, ASM765513v2, whole genome shotgun sequence:
- the LOC116210407 gene encoding monooxygenase 2-like isoform X1: protein MSLTIMEEEVIIIGAGIGGLATAVALKRVGVRAVVLEKAAELRASGAALGLFPNAWLALDALGVADKLTPLYAHLESAFVTDVKTKSVQQVPYGANKRGGPKLVHRKTLLQALADELDPDTIRFSRKLTSIESQVKDGHRISVLGLEDGTIIRAKMVIGCDGVHSVIARHLKLRPPVHSGRSAVRGLSVYPEGHGLVPAPQQFVDVSKRAGFSPLNDKDVYWFFICKSPSEEENIENDPEAILRDVMENWAKDFPQSYLDVVQHSDLSTLSWAPLMFRYPWEVVLGNLNTENITVLGDAMHPTTPDLAQGGCMALEDAVVLGRHIGNSVGPDGKLKPEDVQQALGKYVEERRWRAAWIIAASFLSGWVQQDGSDWWRKLLRNVFYKTIFAKIISIAHYDCGRLPNKSETSN from the exons ATGTCTCTCACAATCATGGAGGAGGAAGTGATTATAATCGGGGCTGGCATCGGCGGCTTGGCAACCGCGGTGGCCTTGAAGAGGGTTGGGGTTAGAGCGGTGGTGCTGGAGAAGGCGGCAGAGCTGAGGGCCAGCGGCGCTGCTCTCGGGCTCTTCCCCAACGCTTGGCTTGCCCTCGATGCCCTTGGAGTTGCTGATAAGCTTACCCCACTCTATGCACACTTGgagag TGCATTTGTCACCGATGTCAAGACCAAATCAGTTCAGCAAGTGCCCTACGGTGCCAATAAAAG GGGTGGACCAAAACTGGTACATAGAAAGACCCTCTTACAAGCACTGGCCGATGAACTGGACCCGGATACGATCCGCTTCTCTAGAAAGCTCACCTCCATCGAATCCCAAGTCAAGGATGGACACCGGATTTCGGTTCTTGGACTCGAAGATGGAACCATAATCAGGGCTAAG ATGGTGATCGGGTGTGATGGTGTTCACTCGGTGATTGCAAGGCACTTGAAACTCAGACCGCCAGTCCATTCGGGCCGGTCCGCGGTTCGTGGTCTATCTGTGTATCCGGAAGGCCATGGGCTGGTCCCCGCTCCTCAGCAATTTGTCGATGTGTCTAAGAGGGCCGGTTTTTCCCCCCTCAATGACAAAGATGTCTATTGGTTCTTTATTTGCAAATCACCATCTGAAG AAGAAAACATTGAAAACGATCCGGAAGCGATACTAAGAGATGTCATGGAAAACTGGGCAAAGGACTTTCCTCAATCATACCTTGATGTTGTCCAGCACTCAGATCTCTCAACATTGTCATGGGCTCCCCTTATGTTCCGATACCCTTGGGAAGTCGTTCTCGGAAACTTGAACACAGAGAACATCACGGTACTTGGCGATGCTATGCACCCGACAACCCCTGACCTCGCCCAAGGCGGCTGCATGGCCCTTGAGGATGCTGTTGTTCTGGGCCGCCACATAGGGAACTCAGTCGGCCCTGATGGTAAGCTCAAGCCCGAAGACGTACAGCAGGCCCTCGGCAAGTATGTCGAAGAGAGGAGGTGGCGGGCCGCATGGATCATTGCGGCCTCGTTCCTGTCCGGGTGGGTCCAACAAGATGGGTCAGATTGGTGGAGGAAGTTACTTAGGAACGTCTTCTATAAAACTATCTTCGCCAAAATTATCAGCATTGCGCACTATGATTGCGGAAGACTGCCGAATAAGAGCGAAACATCTAATTAA
- the LOC116210407 gene encoding monooxygenase 2-like isoform X2, translated as MSLTIMEEEVIIIGAGIGGLATAVALKRVGVRAVVLEKAAELRASGAALGLFPNAWLALDALGVADKLTPLYAHLESAFVTDVKTKSVQQVPYGANKRGGPKLVHRKTLLQALADELDPDTIRFSRKLTSIESQVKDGHRISVLGLEDGTIIRAKMVIGCDGVHSVIARHLKLRPPVHSGRSAVRGLSVYPEGHGLVPAPQQFVDVSKRAGFSPLNDKDVYWFFICKSPSEENIENDPEAILRDVMENWAKDFPQSYLDVVQHSDLSTLSWAPLMFRYPWEVVLGNLNTENITVLGDAMHPTTPDLAQGGCMALEDAVVLGRHIGNSVGPDGKLKPEDVQQALGKYVEERRWRAAWIIAASFLSGWVQQDGSDWWRKLLRNVFYKTIFAKIISIAHYDCGRLPNKSETSN; from the exons ATGTCTCTCACAATCATGGAGGAGGAAGTGATTATAATCGGGGCTGGCATCGGCGGCTTGGCAACCGCGGTGGCCTTGAAGAGGGTTGGGGTTAGAGCGGTGGTGCTGGAGAAGGCGGCAGAGCTGAGGGCCAGCGGCGCTGCTCTCGGGCTCTTCCCCAACGCTTGGCTTGCCCTCGATGCCCTTGGAGTTGCTGATAAGCTTACCCCACTCTATGCACACTTGgagag TGCATTTGTCACCGATGTCAAGACCAAATCAGTTCAGCAAGTGCCCTACGGTGCCAATAAAAG GGGTGGACCAAAACTGGTACATAGAAAGACCCTCTTACAAGCACTGGCCGATGAACTGGACCCGGATACGATCCGCTTCTCTAGAAAGCTCACCTCCATCGAATCCCAAGTCAAGGATGGACACCGGATTTCGGTTCTTGGACTCGAAGATGGAACCATAATCAGGGCTAAG ATGGTGATCGGGTGTGATGGTGTTCACTCGGTGATTGCAAGGCACTTGAAACTCAGACCGCCAGTCCATTCGGGCCGGTCCGCGGTTCGTGGTCTATCTGTGTATCCGGAAGGCCATGGGCTGGTCCCCGCTCCTCAGCAATTTGTCGATGTGTCTAAGAGGGCCGGTTTTTCCCCCCTCAATGACAAAGATGTCTATTGGTTCTTTATTTGCAAATCACCATCTGAAG AAAACATTGAAAACGATCCGGAAGCGATACTAAGAGATGTCATGGAAAACTGGGCAAAGGACTTTCCTCAATCATACCTTGATGTTGTCCAGCACTCAGATCTCTCAACATTGTCATGGGCTCCCCTTATGTTCCGATACCCTTGGGAAGTCGTTCTCGGAAACTTGAACACAGAGAACATCACGGTACTTGGCGATGCTATGCACCCGACAACCCCTGACCTCGCCCAAGGCGGCTGCATGGCCCTTGAGGATGCTGTTGTTCTGGGCCGCCACATAGGGAACTCAGTCGGCCCTGATGGTAAGCTCAAGCCCGAAGACGTACAGCAGGCCCTCGGCAAGTATGTCGAAGAGAGGAGGTGGCGGGCCGCATGGATCATTGCGGCCTCGTTCCTGTCCGGGTGGGTCCAACAAGATGGGTCAGATTGGTGGAGGAAGTTACTTAGGAACGTCTTCTATAAAACTATCTTCGCCAAAATTATCAGCATTGCGCACTATGATTGCGGAAGACTGCCGAATAAGAGCGAAACATCTAATTAA
- the LOC116210171 gene encoding monooxygenase 2-like translates to MAFTIIEEEVVIVGAGIGGLATSVALKRVGVRALVLERAADLRATGAALTLFPNAWRALDALGVADKLTALYAPLERGYVTDVKTKLTQQVLYAASERGGPRPLHRKALLQALADELPSDTIRFSSKLTSIESKVEDGNRISVLGLDDGTIIKAKVVIGCDGVHSVIARRLKLGSPVHSGRFAVRGLSVYPEGHGLARTVQQYVDVSKRAGFVPLNDNEIYWFFVCKTPPKGKDFGSNPESIQREVMENWAKDFPVSYLDVVQHSDLSTLSWAPLMFRYPWDVVLGTLNTESTTVAGDAMHPTTPELGQGGGMALEDAVVLGRHMGNLTGPNGKLRPVDVGQALGKYIGERRWRTAWIITASFLSGWIQQDGSGWWMKLLRDVFYKTILPKLSSVAQYDCGSLPNKKGKSS, encoded by the exons ATGGCTTTCACAATCATCGAGGAGGAAGTGGTTATAGTCGGGGCCGGCATTGGCGGCTTGGCGACCTCGGTGGCCCTGAAGCGGGTCGGAGTTAGGGCATTGGTGTTGGAGAGGGCGGCGGATCTGAGGGCCACTGGTGCGGCCCTCACGCTTTTCCCCAATGCGTGGCGTGCCCTCGATGCCCTTGGAGTTGCTGATAAGCTTACCGCTCTCTACGCTCCTTTAGAAAg GGGATATGTTACTGATGTCAAGACCAAATTAACGCAGCAAGTGCTTTACGCTGCTAGCGAAAG AGGGGGACCAAGACCGCTACATCGAAAGGCCCTCTTACAGGCATTGGCCGATGAGCTGCCCTCGGATACGATCCGGTTCTCTTCAAAGCTCACCTCCATTGAGTCAAAAGTAGAGGACGGTAATCGGATTTCGGTTCTTGGACTCGATGATGGAACCATAATCAAGGCTAAG GTGGTGATCGGGTGTGATGGAGTTCACTCAGTGATCGCAAGGAGGTTGAAACTCGGCTCACCGGTCCATTCAGGCCGGTTTGCAGTTCGTGGGCTTTCTGTGTATCCGGAAGGCCACGGGCTTGCCCGTACTGTTCAGCAATATGTCGACGTATCAAAAAGGGCCGGTTTTGTTCCTCTCAATgacaatgaaatatattggTTCTTTGTTTGCAAAACACCTCCTAAAG GCAAAGATTTTGGAAGCAATCCAGAATCAATACAAAGAGAAGTAATGGAGAACTGGGCCAAGGACTTCCCGGTGTCCTACCTTGACGTCGTCCAGCACTCTGATCTCTCAACACTATCGTGGGCGCCACTCATGTTCCGTTACCCTTGGGATGTGGTTCTCGGAACCCTGAACACAGAGAGCACCACAGTAGCTGGCGATGCTATGCACCCGACAACCCCTGAACTCGGGCAGGGCGGCGGCATGGCTCTTGAGGATGCTGTTGTTCTAGGCCGACATATGGGGAACTTGACCGGCCCTAATGGTAAGCTCAGGCCTGTAGACGTAGGCCAGGCCCTCGGAAAGTACATAGGAGAAAGGAGGTGGCGGACCGCATGGATCATCACCGCCTCATTCCTGTCCGGTTGGATACAGCAAGACGGGTCAGGATGGTGGATGAAGCTCCTTAGGGACGTCTTCTATAAAACTATCCTACCCAAACTTTCTAGTGTTGCACAGTATGATTGCGGGAGCTTGCCGAATAAGAAGGGAAAATCCAGTTGA